From the genome of uncultured Pseudodesulfovibrio sp., one region includes:
- a CDS encoding TOBE domain-containing protein, whose protein sequence is MQENKPSGKMCPREFFSVSDQVSYLDPSQMCALEEAFRSWKDSARRMDSIRARTRLWLLFQLVRHTGARLGEILSLDDTEAFDAQGPFVRLGREDRIREVPLPEEFYAELAAFQESPMGYGLRGELFQVDPGYFRRICYERGKDCGLAKDLVCPKSLRNTRAVEMLRSGVPITIVKEVLGQSSLDLTANFQQFSPGDMQSIVRTAHEAMRKRTSARNSFLGHVVHVDTDPVMAQVVLETRSNLRISSVITMDSLRNLKLQEGSPVIATVKAPLVNVLRRTENISGSARNRLEAEILRVTETPVLAEVLGRLPDGTDVCALIAAHSAQDLALKPGDPVEFWFKAMSVVLNTVQL, encoded by the coding sequence ATGCAAGAGAACAAGCCTTCGGGCAAGATGTGTCCCCGCGAGTTTTTCAGTGTCTCGGATCAGGTAAGCTACCTGGATCCATCACAGATGTGCGCCCTGGAAGAGGCCTTTCGTTCGTGGAAGGATTCGGCCAGACGCATGGACAGCATTCGTGCCCGGACCCGGTTGTGGCTGCTTTTTCAGCTTGTCCGTCATACGGGGGCCAGACTGGGCGAAATCCTCTCCCTGGACGATACCGAGGCCTTTGACGCCCAAGGCCCGTTCGTGCGTCTGGGGCGGGAGGACCGGATCCGTGAGGTCCCGCTGCCCGAGGAGTTCTATGCGGAACTGGCCGCCTTTCAGGAGAGCCCCATGGGGTATGGGCTGCGCGGGGAGTTGTTCCAGGTGGACCCCGGGTATTTTCGGCGCATCTGCTACGAGCGCGGCAAGGATTGCGGGCTGGCCAAGGATCTGGTCTGCCCCAAGTCCCTGCGCAACACCCGGGCCGTGGAGATGCTCCGCAGCGGCGTACCCATCACTATCGTCAAGGAGGTCCTGGGCCAGTCATCCCTGGATCTGACCGCCAACTTCCAGCAGTTTTCGCCGGGAGACATGCAGTCCATCGTGCGCACCGCTCATGAGGCCATGCGCAAGCGCACTTCGGCCCGTAACTCGTTTCTGGGCCACGTTGTTCATGTGGACACGGACCCGGTCATGGCCCAGGTCGTTCTGGAGACCCGCTCGAATCTCAGGATCAGTTCCGTCATCACCATGGACTCGTTGCGCAACCTCAAGCTCCAGGAGGGCAGCCCTGTGATCGCCACGGTCAAGGCCCCGCTGGTGAACGTCCTGCGTCGCACGGAAAACATCTCCGGCAGCGCGCGCAACCGCCTTGAGGCGGAGATCCTCCGGGTCACCGAAACACCGGTCCTGGCCGAAGTCCTTGGCCGCCTCCCGGACGGTACCGACGTCTGCGCCCTCATCGCCGCCCACAGCGCCCAGGACCTGGCACTAAAACCCGGCGACCCGGTTGAGTTCTGGTTCAAGGCCATGTCCGTGGTCCTGAACACAGTACAGTTGTAA